GAGCACGTGAGCTTATAACAGCTCATCTAGATGATGTGGAGTATGTTATGGTCAAAGATATCGGTGTCATTCACGATATTGATACGATATCAGATTATATCCAAGTTAGAAAAAGAAGTCAAAAGTTGGCTGGCAGAAAATCTACCTGCTAACCTTTATATTTTTTCTTATGAACAGGGTAGCAATTGTCATTAAGGGTGGAGGTGATATTGGAACCGGTGTAGCCCATCGGCTATTTCAAGCTGGTTTTCCAGTTATTGTAATTGATTTACCGCAACCGACAGCGGTGCGTCGAACAGTCTCTTTTTGTGAAGCGATATATCAAGGAGAAATAGAAGTTGAACATGTTATCGCTCGTTTGTTTCCATCAAAACACAGATGTGGGGTTTTTGCAAACAAACTAAAAAATAATAGTAGTGTTGAATTATTGACTCTCATTACCTATCTAGAACAACATGAATTTGTTCCGGTGATAATTGACCCGGATGCTTCGGGGAAAATCGTTACACAAATCATTGCTATCCTACGTGAAAAATATACGCGAATAGTTCTGATCGATGCGATTTTAGCGAAAAGAAACCTTGGTACAAAACGTTCTGATGCAAATCTAGTTATCGGATTAGGCCCGGGATTTATTGCCGGAATAGATACCCATTGTGTTATTGAAACTAAGCGGGGTCCTAACCTAGGTAAAATTATCACGACCGGCACCACAGAACCTAATACAGGAATTCCAGCTCCAATCCTTGGAATTACTGAACAGAGAGTTATTCGTGCACCAACTTAC
This genomic interval from bacterium contains the following:
- the yqeB gene encoding selenium-dependent molybdenum cofactor biosynthesis protein YqeB — translated: MNRVAIVIKGGGDIGTGVAHRLFQAGFPVIVIDLPQPTAVRRTVSFCEAIYQGEIEVEHVIARLFPSKHRCGVFANKLKNNSSVELLTLITYLEQHEFVPVIIDPDASGKIVTQIIAILREKYTRIVLIDAILAKRNLGTKRSDANLVIGLGPGFIAGIDTHCVIETKRGPNLGKIITTGTTEPNTGIPAPILGITEQRVIRAPTYGMFSAQAQIGQLVQQGDILGNINGVNVYAPISGLLRGLIHSGLIVDRGMKLGDIDPRGEAVSIFQISDRARTIGDGVLRAINLNL